TGATGAGTAAAATGGTCAGAATGCGCCTAATTATTGCTACACTTTGTGTTATGTGGGGAACGGTACGTCCCTCTCTTGCCAGTGAAGACTTGCAAGTCATTGCTTTTAATGTCCCTCCCTACAGTATTGTCTCAGAGAAAGAAAATACAGGCTATGTAACCGAACTTGTAAAAGCCGCTACAGCAGCAATGTCCCACAACGTGTCCATTGAAACCTATCCGGTTTTACGCGGAATTTATAAAGCAAAAACGACTAAGAATATTTTGCTTTATCCTCTTATGAGGCAACCGCACCTTGAAGAGCATTTTCATTGGCTGGAGCAGGTGTCTTCGTCTAATAGTTACCTATTTAAGTTTCATTCCAGAAACGATATTCAAATTTTATCCTTATCCGAAGTAAAGGATTTACGCGTAGGTGTTGTGCGTGGAAGCACTCTTATCCAGAGCCTGAAGAATAATGCTGTTAATAACATTAATACCGTGAATGATGGTGTTCAAAATATTTTAAAACTGGAAAAAGGCAGGATTGATTTGTTGGCCAGTGACGAGTTGATGCTAAGCCACATTATTGACCTCTACAATAGGGAGAATAGAGAAAATAAGCTTGATTTAAGTATGTTTGTTAAGGTTGTTGCTATCCCTGTCAAGAATAATGAGATGTATATCGCAATGGGCAAGAACAGTTCTCCTGAGTTAGTAAGCGAGGTTAAAGCATCCTTTCGGTCTGTTCGTCAATCGGGAAAGCTCATTGAGGTTGCACATTTCTGGACAAATGAACATGAACAAGCTCAGGTCAATGTGTATAAAAAACAGTTGGCTTCTAAGGGATACCAATGGGTTGACTATACCTATGATGGCGGAGGGGGTGAAAACTTGTCTAAAGTATTAGAAGCCAGAAAGCAAATTGACCATTTTCCACATGCGATACAGCATTACGTCGGACCACAGATAAAGTCTTGGGCCAAAATGGGTTTGTTGCTGCCCCTGGATAGAATAGCCAAGCAGCAAGACTGGGACTCTAACCTGACTCGGTCTGTGCGGGATAGTATTTCTTATCAGGGAAGCTACTATGCTGCACCAGCAAATTTTCAAAGAGTTAACTGGATGTGGCTGAACACTAAATTGTTCAAAGATGCGGGTTTAGAGATCCCAACTACCTGGGATGCCTTTTTCAGTGCAGCTGAAAAGCTTATGGAAAACGGAATTAACCCTGTTGCATTGGGCGGATATCCTTGGCAGGAAGGAACACTTTTTGAGTCAATGGTTTTAGGTTTAGGTGGTGTTGAGTTTCACAGGAAACTGTTTATAGAGTTAGATGCTGAAGCTTTTCGTTCGGACACAATGGCGGAAATACTGAGTAAACTGAAAAAAGTTATTGGCTATACTGGCAAAAATCGAGCAGGACGAACCTGGGTACAGGCCACCGAAATGATTATTAACGGTGATGCTGCTGTGTATTTTATGGGGGACTGGGTAAAAACTATCTTCGATGAGCGTCAATTCCCATACGGAGACAATGGCTATATCTGTGTTCCGGTGCCGGGCACGAGTCATGTGTTTCTTTCAAATGTAGATTCATTTGTCTTTCCTGACTCTGGAATGACTCACCGAGAGGGACAAATGGCTTTGGCAAGTACCATTATGAGTAAAAAAAGTCAGGAAGAGTTTAATTTGTTCAAAGGATCTATTCCTGCCAGACTTGATACTCCTTTAACTAAGTTCGATGACTGTTCTAAGCTCTCATCTGAGGCAGCGTTTAAGTATGAAGCTATTCCGTCATTCAATTTTATTCAGGTGCAACCTAAAGAGATACAAAAGCCAGTTATTGATATTGTAAGTCGTTTTATTAATACAGATTTAAGTGTCGAAGGGACTGTTGCCGAGTTGTACACCACAGTAAATAAATACAATAAGAAAGTTTCTGAATAAGCCAAATTCTTAAACTAAAGGCAGGACAGTTCTCCTGATGCATATCTTCTGCTGCTGAGAAGCCCATTTGCAGCCAACAAAGTCAGCAACTAGACTTTACTGAGATCTCTGGAGATAAAGTATTGTGAAAGTTACTAGGCTGGTTATTGTTTTAAGTCTTTTTGCCGCACAGGCGGTTTCAGAGGATCTTCCGGAAAAAGTAATACTGGCCAGTCCGATAGATTTTTTACCTGTGACAATAAGCCGCGATGTCCTGAATGTCGCCTACCAAAGAGCCGGTATTGCAGTCGAATATGTTGTGTTGCCGGCAAAACGCTCAGTTGTGCAGGTCAATCAGGGATTGTTTGATGGCGAGGTTAGCCGGATATGGTCAATTACAGATACTTATCCAAATCTCATCAGAGTTCCTACTCCGATCAATTACATTAATCAGGTGTTGTACTCAAATCGTGATCTTAAGGTGAATTCCTGCGAAGCACTCGCAGGGTTTAGTGTAGGGGTCAGGCGTGGGGTAAAACATGCAGAAGTATGCAGTCAGCATGCTGGTCAGGTTAATGTTTTCAATAAGACTGACAGAATGATGAAAGTGTTGAGTGAAGGGCGTATAGATTTAGTGATCACCTCTAGACTCAGCGGTCTGCCATTTGAGGACAACAAAGATTATCCGCATGTTACCTTATTAGAGCCTCCCCTCAGCCACATCCATCTTTACCATTTTCTACATAAATCTAATGCTGATTTAGTCAACAAACTGGATGCGGAACTTAGTAAAATGGAACAGTCGGGCGAAATAGAAACGATACGCAACCAGACAATCGCAAACTATATGAAACGTCTGAATACAGGTGCCCTTAAGTTCTGGTAGCTTGGAAATTACGGTACTTTCAGCTGCCAGTTTATGTTGTCACTATTACCACTTCAGTCACTAACAGAACAAAAATTCCACTCTAAACGTATGACATCCTGTATTTGATACCGTCCTAATGACCTCGATCAATCCATTTCTTGTGCAACTAGAGCATTATAGCCCCGAAGTTAGTTGGCTTAAATAATATTCAAATAAACAAATAGTTAGTAAAAACTATAAAAAATTATTTAAGGACTTTAAGTAAAGTATGTCTAGTCAAGAAAGAAAGTTTGCTGAGAACGCAACACTTGTATCAGTTACAAATCTTGAAGGTGTTATTCAGTATGCCAACCGGGATTTTATTGTTATATGCGGTTACTCAGAAGAAGAGCTGGTGGGGGCAAACCACAATATCGTTCGTCATGAAGATATGCCCAAAGCTGCTTTTGCCGATTTATGGGCAACGATTAAAGCAGATAAACCCTGGCAGGGTATGGTAAAAAACCGTTGTAAAAACGGTGACTATTACTGGGTTGATGCTTATGTTACTCCCGTGTTCGAGAATGGGGTAAAGGTTGGCTACCAATCGGTTCGCAGTTGCCCGACAAGGCAGCAAATCGAAAACGCTGAATCTCTTTACCGCGATTTACGCAGTAATCCGGACAAATCACTGCCAAAGCCTAACCCATTAAGTCAGCTCACGTTAGCGACCAAAGTAAGAAGCATTTTGGCGCTGGCCTTTTCCACTGTGGCCTTTACTCAGTGGATAGATGGCAAGCTGTTTAGCTCTGATATTCTGCACATTGCCGGCAACCTATGGCTGCTGTTCCTGTTTGGCATGTTACTGCACCTGATTAACGGCGATGTGGTTAAGCGGGTTAACCGGCTAACTCACATTCTGAAACGAATTTCCACTGGTGACCTGACTGAGCGGATTGAGATCCTGAAGAAGGATGAGATTGGCGAAACCGTTATGACGGCCAAAATGTTGCAAGGCAGACTGAAAGCAGTAATAGGCCGCTTTGGTGAATCCTCAGTTGATTTGGTCGTGGCAACAGATGTGTTGTCAGAAACCAGTAATGCCACCAAAGACAGTATGAATATTCAGCATACTGAGACAGAGCTGGTTGCAACGGCCATGAATGAAATGAGTTCAACGGTCGCTGAGATTGCCCAGAATACCTCAAGAACATCAGATCTGGCGGCAAACGCGGATACTGTTGCTCAAAGTGGTAAAGCTATTGTGTCTGAGACCCGGGAAATGATTCTGGAGCTCTCCGCCAGCCTGACCTCTATTTCAGAATCCATTACTGAACTGGCTGAAGAGTGCCAGCAAATTAAAGATATTACCGATTCCATTAACGGTATCTCTGATCAGACTAACCTGTTGGCACTGAATGCGGCTATTGAAGCGGCAAGAGCCGGCGAAGCGGGACGTGGTTTCGCTGTAGTAGCGGATGAAGTAAGAACACTGGCTTCCAGAACGCAGGAGTCTACAGTTGAAATTGATACCATGATAGAAAAACTGCAAATGGGAAGTAAGAGTGCTGTGCTTGCGGTAGAAGATGGTATGCAGAAGGTTTTATCTTCAGTAGAACAGATTCAGAGCACCGAATCAGCCTTTACTGAGATAGTCGAATCTGTGACGGATGTTAATGACATGAATATGCAGATTGCTACGGCGGCGGAAGAGCAATCGAGTGTTGCTGAAGAGATGAACCAGAATGTTTCTTCAATCAGCACTCAGTCATATAGTACGGCTGACAGGGTTGCTGAACTGGAGAAGAAGGTAGAGGAACTGACCAGAATGTCCAAGTCTCTCAAGCTTCAGATTGCTCAATACGATTTGGGCGAATCAGTCGCTTCTTATTCTTAGTTGGCGGTAACTCCGGTTAGAGAAGGGCACCGATATGGTGCTCTTTCTCTTTGTCACAAACTCGTTAATCTTTACCACGAAGAATTTGTCGGTATTCAGGAGTCTGGCGCACTTTTTTTAGTGCTGCCCTAAGTTGCAGCACCATGGCTGCCGGGGTCTTCTTGTTAGTGACCAGGTAAGCCTCTCCTGAAATCTCTTCAATGGTTATAAGTCGCTCAAGTTCACTGAATTTATAGTTTTTCAGAGAGGGTTCGTTTGTTAGTTGGTATTTCAGAATATGCTCATTAGAAGGAATAATATCTACTCTGTTGCGGAACAGTTTTTGAGTAAGTTTTAGCGGGCTATAGCCCAGATCTAAGTTATCTTCTAAGCCAATTGAGCGGAAATAGTCGTGCTCAATATTTTTGTACAGTGCGCCTATGCTGTAGCGCTGAAAATCTTTAACGTCAGAGATGCTTATATGGGGATTTTTCTTTAACGCCCATAGATGAATTTCAATGGCAAACAGCTTTCCTACCCAGATATATTGGTTTTCCCTCTGTGGTGTACGAATCATTGAGAACAGAAAGGAGTTAGGTGTTTTTTCAAGCTGATCGATTGCCCTTGCCCAGGGCAGAATCTTGTAATTGGCGGTATAAGGTGTTTCATTCAGAGCCAGCTCCAGAATCTCTACGGAAATTCCACTCATGCGCTGGCTATTGCCGGCAACCTGAAAGGGGGGACTTTCTTCAGTATAAAAAGTCAGCTCTGTCGCAGACAGAACGGAAGTTATGAGCAGCAATATTGTCGACAGAATAAAAGATTTCATCGTTCTTTTTTAAGGTCGATACTAGTCAACCCATCAGCCCCTACCTATTGCCAGACATATCTTTAAAGGTAGAAGAGTCTGTATTTGTTGTCACTATTTCAGAATGGCTTTACTCCTTTCAGAAAATTGCCTTCTGTTTATCTTTAATAAAGAAAAACAGACTGACCGCCACAAACAAAAAGGTGAAATAGTAGAAGAACGAAGAGAGTGAGGCTAGAAAGTCGAGATTTTGCTCGATTTGATCTTCGCTGTAGCCCTGAGATATCAACTTATAGTAGTAGGCGTATAACATGCCTATCAAGCCGTAACCTAAGTTAAACATCAGCCCCTTAAAGCTGAGAACCGTTGCTCTGTTATGGGACTCGGTCTTTTTATTCAGGTGATAACTGATAAAGATATTCATGGTCATAATAATAAAGATCAGCATCAGCGCGGGTATGACCCCATAGATAGGCCAGCCAAGGCTAATACAGTAATAGGTTGCCATAGTCGCTAAACCCATAGCGGCAATAAAGGGTTTTGGTGCGATACTTTCTGCCAGCCGGCGGCTTTGCCCTGCCAGTAATATCTGAAAAACGCTTACCCCGGCACCAATTAAACCAAAGTAAATAATGGGGATGTCGATAGCGCGATAATACTGGCTGTTCATGGTTAGAAACATACGGGAAGTGTGCTCAAACAGGCTGTAGTAAAGCAGAATAAAAAGTACATAAGGGGTTGAAAGTACCCACTTTCCCGTGTTGAGGGTGAGCTTCATACTTGCCACAGTGGTTTCCCAGTTACTGCTCTCTTTCGGCCGCTGCTTTTTCTTTTCCCGCATACTGGTTGCGGCAAAAATGGCCACCATGGCAACAAGTAAGGTGGCATAGACAGGGATGCGCATAATGTCCTGTGTGGTTTCCGGCTCAGCGAAGCCAAGGGCGGAATAGAGGCCAGCCATAAAGTTCACATCGTACATGGCGGCACCCAACAGAGTAACGAAAATGCCGACGCCAGAAGCGATACGGATCTGGATTTGTAACACCTGAGGCCAGATATCTTCTTTGCCTTGCTCCTTTAACGTGTCATAAGCCAGCGCTTCATCAGCACCACTTGCCAGAGCCATTGCTAAGCCACTTAATACCCGGTTGACCAGAAAGACCATAAATACCAGAGTAGGGTTGCCGGTGGGAACAAAAGCGATCATGGCGATCTCAATAAACATAACCAGCGAGGAGAGCACCACCAGTTTTTTGCGGCCAAGGGTGTCAGCAAAGGCGCCGGAGGGCACTTCAGCCAGCACAATGGTTGCTGCCCAGACCACATTAAGCATGGCAAACTGAGAGAGTGTCAGGCCATAATCTAAGTAGAGTAGGGTGAAAACCGGATAGTAAAAACGCGCAAAGTAGCTACAACGGAACATTAAAAAGTAGCGGACATTCCGTACCTGAAGGATCTCTCTGAGCGTCATATAACTGTCCATAGTTTGAGTGGTATAAGACTATTTATATACCATTTACCCTGAAAAATCAGAGAGTTTTCAGCAGCCTCTTTGACATCGTATTGATTCACGGGTAATTTTTCCCGTTACGGATTAGAAAAAACGGAATGATGTTTAATGGAAAAGGATAAAGTTTTTGTTTACGGCACGCTTAAAGCAGGCTTCCCGAATCACCATATAAATAAAGGCCTTCGCTTCAGGAGTAGTTTCCGCACCACGGAGTCATTTCCTCTTTATCTTGAAGGGGAAAGGTACACACCCTGGATGGTTCTGGATGTAGGGAAAGGGCACAGAATCAGAGGTGAAGTCTATCTGGCGAATGCTGAAGAGCTGGCTGAGATGGATGTACTTGAACGCATAACTGAGCCGGATGGTTATCACAGAGTGGTGACTAAAGTTGAGTGTGACGAAACCGGTGAGCTTATCGATGTGTACGTTTACGGAAAACCTGTAGAGCAGCTGGAGAATGCTGATATTCGTCAGCAACTTGGTGATGAGTATCTTCCGGAACATGGTGAACTTTACAGCCGGAGAAGCTGATAATCCGACAAAAGCTCTAAGCAGAGAAAACTGCTTAGAGCCGATGGATAACCACAACAGGATAACTAAGAGACGCTCCATTGCGAAAGTGAGCGTTTGAAATCTGAATAATCAAACTCATTCAGTTTCTGAATATCTCCATTTGAACGCTCACAATACACAGATGGCATGCGCAGACCGTTAAACCAGTTTAGTTTCACCATGGTGTAACCGGCGCTGTCGAGTATGTGTAGCCGCTGACCAATCTCTAATGGTTGCTCAAAGCTTGCTTCGCAGAACTGATCGCCGGCAAGGCAGGAACAAGAACCGATAACGTACTCATGCTCTCCATTCTTAGAGGCTTGCAGAATGGACGCCGGTTCGTTGTAGATCAACGTATCCAGACGATGTGCCTCGGTCGCTGAATCAACAATAGCGGTTGTTTTGCCGTTCTCAACGATATCTACCACAGTCACCACAAGATCCGTGGTTTTGGTGATGATGGCTTCGCCCGGCTCCAGATACAGCTGCACGTCATGCTTTTGGGAGAATGCTTTCAGTGCCTGACCCAGTTTTTCAATATCATAGCCCGGCCAGGTAAAGAACACTCCGCCGCCCATACTTACCCAGTCCAGCTTATCCAGATAGTGACCAAACTGATCAGAAATGGAATCGAGCAATCGAATAAAGGCATCCACATCTTTGTTCTCACAGTTTATATGGAACATAGCACCATCAATGCTTTCAAACACTTGCGGATCAATATGGTCGGCTTGAACCCCGAGACGAGAGAACTGGCGGGCCGGATTGGCTAAATCCTGACCGGCATAGCTTACTCCGGGGTTTAGACGAAGCCCCAGTGATGCTTTACCTTCCACAATATGGCGGTAAGCGGCAAGTTGCGATTGCGAGTTAAAGATCATCTTGTCACAGATATCAGCCACATCACGAACATCCGCTTCACTGTAGCCGACACTGTAGGCGTGGGTTTCTCCGCCAAAGGTTTCGTGACCAAGCTTTACTTCAAATGGGCCTGAGCTGGTGGTGCCGTCCAGATAGGGTTTGATAATGTCAAACACTCCCCAGGTTGAGAAGCACTTTAGCGCCAATACAAGCTTAACGCCTGAGCTCTCCTTTAACTGTCTGGCTTTTTCCAGATTTTCAATCAACTTATCTTCATTGATCATAAAGTAAGGGGTTTTTAGCTGCTCTTTGTCCATAGCTACAGTTCAACTCTATCCTTTAAATGGCAAAAACAGCCTGAGTGGCTATCAGGCTGCTTGTCTTAATTAAGCAAATTCGTGGTCAGGCTTATTTCAGCTTATTGATAACCGGCTGTCCCGGCTCCAGTTCCTGAACATGCCAGTCCAGACCGATCTCAGGCATGGTTTCAAGGAATGGGTCTGGATCCAACTGTTCCATATTAAACACGCCTTTATCGGCCCATTTACCACGGAAGTATTGCAGTGCAGCTGTAATAGCAGGAACACCTGTTGTGTATGAGATCGCCTGATGCTCAACGTCTTCGTAGGCAACTTCGTGATCGGCGTTGTTGTAGATAAATACGCTACGCTCTTTGCCATCTTTTTTGCCCTGAACCCAGGTACCGATGCATGTCAGGCCGGTGTAGCCCGGTGCCAGTGAAGTGGGATCCGGCAGCAATGCCTTAAGTACATGAAGAGGCTGAACCACAGTACCGTCGTTCAGTGTCAGCGGATCTGGACTTAGCAGGCCGATATCACGCATTACGTTAAAGTAGTTCAGGTAACGGTCACCAAAGCCCATCCAGAACTCAATGCGTTTAGCCGGGATAAATTCTTTCAGAGAGCGGACTTCATCGTGTGCCATTGAGTACACTTTGTGTGAGCCACAATTAGGGAACTCAAACTCAAGCATACGGGAGTGACAAGGAACTTGTTTCCACTCCTCGTTTTCCCAGTAGAAAGAGTCACCCTGAATTTCAAGCATATTGGTTTCCGGATCGAAGTTAGTAGCGAACTTCTTGCCGTGGTCGCCGGCGTTGACGTCCATAACATCAATGGTGTCGATTTCATCAAATAGGTGCTTAACGGCATAGGCAGCGAAGATAGAAACCACACCCGGATCGAAACCGGCACCAAGGATGCCTGTGATGCCTGCCTGTTCGAACTTTTCACGGTAGCCCCATTGCCAGTCATAAGCCTGAGGAACTTGCTGACCTTCAGAGCAGAGGTCAACGGCCACTGATGTATCCAGATAGGAGACTTTCGCCTGATAACACGCTTCCATAATGGACATGTTTACCCAAGGAGGACCAGCATTAATCACCAGATCCGGTTGCACTTCTTTAATCAGGGCAACCAGAGAATCAACATCATCTGCGTTAACTTCACGCGCTTCCAGCTTCTTTGCTGCGTCTTTCAGATTGTTCTTTTTATGAATCGATTCAATGATTTTTTCACATTTTGCAATGGTTCTTGAGGCCAGAGTGATATCACCCAGAACATCGTTATTTTGTGCTGCTTTATGTGCAACAACCCAGCCAACACCGCCGGCACCAATTTGTAGAACTGCCATAATTTATGTTCCCTGTATTATGCTAGCTCAATGGCTAGCGTGTTGATTTTATTGATTAAAGATTCGAAGTCTGAAGGTTTCAGACAAGGATTTAAAATAGTGAATTTAAGTGCGGATTTACCATCTACGATGGTTTCTCCCAAAACAGCGACTCCGCGGGTCAGCGCTTCAAGGCGGACGGCTTTATTCAACTCATCAAGGTCAGCAGATTCGTGGGTTACACGGAACAGAACCGTTGAAAGTGAGGGTTCAACCAGCAACTCAAACTGGTCATTTGAGCGAATCATCTCTGCGACCTGCTGAGTTTGTGTCAGCAGGTGATCGACCATTTCACCTAATGCCTGCGGGCCGACGTTTTGCATGGTCATAAAGACTTTTAATGCATCAAAACGTTTGGTAGTCGCAATGGATTTATCTACCAGATTCGGCAGTTCATCATGCTCGCGATTCAGATAATCGGCGTGATGAAGCAGGAAGCGGAAGTTAGATCTGTCATTGACCAGCAGACTGCCGCAGCTAATTGTCTGATAGAAGAGCTTGTGGAAATCGACGCTGACGGAATCGGCACGTTCAATACCTTTCAGACGTGATTTATGGCTGCTGAGTATCAATGCTCCGCCATAAGCGCCATCAACGTGCATCCACATCTGGTGTCTGGCGGCAATATCTGCAATAACCTCAAGGTCATCAATTGCACCGTGATCCGTGGTACCGGCCGTGCCTACAATGGCGAACGGAATCAGCCCGTCCTGTTTTGCCTGCGTCAGCACGTGTTCCAGACAGGTCACATCCATAGTGCCGTCAGGGTTAGCTTTAACCGTTATTACTGCTTTCTCGCCAAGCCCCATCCAAGACGCTGATTTTTGCACAGTAAAGTGCGATTTCTCAGAACAGACAATACGTAATTTATCTGCGTAATCAGGAAGCCCTAGCTGCTGAATCGAGTGGCTACTTAGCTTATCGGCTATCCAGTCGCGGGCCAGCATGAGCCCCATCTGGTTACTCTGGGTTCCGCCGCTGGTGAAAATGCCGTCCGCTTTATCACTCATCTCATACTTATCACATAGCCAGTTCACCACTTTCTGTTCAACGTAAGTGGCAGAAGAGGCTTGATCCCATGAGTCCATCGACTGATTCAGTGCCGCAATCATAGCTTCTGCGGCAATGGCAGGCATTAAAGGAGGCGTGTGCAGGTGAGCGATACAGTCAGGATGCTGAGTGAAGATGGCGTTTCTGGCTACCAGATCAGCGGTTTCATCAATCACTGACTTAATTGATGCATTTTTATTATCCAGATCAACGGCATTAATTGCTGCTTCTAGTTGCAGCGGATCAAGGCCGGAGTAGGGGGCATTGACCTGCTCAAACACCGACTTCATCGCAGAGGTGGTGTGATTCATTACCGAAGCAAACTCATGGCTGCCCAGCTCGCCTGTCTGGATAAAGTGCTGCTTCCACTCTTGCTGAGGTTCGCTTTCAACATAGCTTCCGCCAGCGGCGATAATAGCGTCTTCAAGCGCACGCAGGGCGAAATCAATTTGGTCGAAAGAGATAATTAGTGGCGGTAAGAAACGGATAACCG
This is a stretch of genomic DNA from Vibrio sp. SCSIO 43137. It encodes these proteins:
- a CDS encoding pyridoxal phosphate-dependent class III aminotransferase, which encodes MSTAFEVDNTIANYFPSQVPVVEGIYDLTPDELLIEQAEHESEVRSYPRRLPLAIKQAYGCLVEDTRGQIFLDCLAGAGTLALGYNHPEINQALKDQLDSGLPYQTLDIATSAKNNFIKSVKAFLPQELSDNSVIQFCGPSGADAVEAAIKLAKQTTGRNTMFAFRGAYHGMTNGTMAMMGNLDTKARRSGLMSDVHFMPFPYSLRCPFGLGGDEGAKAGIRYIERLLNDDEAGIMKPAAIIVEPVQGEGGVIPAPAFWLRELRRICDEHNILLIFDEIQCGVGKSGYNFAFEEAGIVPDILCLSKAIGGGMPMSLLVINKQHDTWKPGEHTGTFRGNQLAMVSGAKALEIIQRDKLVEHANVAGQYLRLGLENLQQRVNCIAEVRGKGLMLGVEIQNPHSKLNKFGEPLADGELTLAVQRAALERGLMVEKGGRDGSVIRFLPPLIISFDQIDFALRALEDAIIAAGGSYVESEPQQEWKQHFIQTGELGSHEFASVMNHTTSAMKSVFEQVNAPYSGLDPLQLEAAINAVDLDNKNASIKSVIDETADLVARNAIFTQHPDCIAHLHTPPLMPAIAAEAMIAALNQSMDSWDQASSATYVEQKVVNWLCDKYEMSDKADGIFTSGGTQSNQMGLMLARDWIADKLSSHSIQQLGLPDYADKLRIVCSEKSHFTVQKSASWMGLGEKAVITVKANPDGTMDVTCLEHVLTQAKQDGLIPFAIVGTAGTTDHGAIDDLEVIADIAARHQMWMHVDGAYGGALILSSHKSRLKGIERADSVSVDFHKLFYQTISCGSLLVNDRSNFRFLLHHADYLNREHDELPNLVDKSIATTKRFDALKVFMTMQNVGPQALGEMVDHLLTQTQQVAEMIRSNDQFELLVEPSLSTVLFRVTHESADLDELNKAVRLEALTRGVAVLGETIVDGKSALKFTILNPCLKPSDFESLINKINTLAIELA